AAGTCGCCATCGATGAAGCCTGCGTGCGCATCATTGCAAAACGCCAGCCAACGGCGAGCGATTTGCGTCTGGTGATGGCGATCATCAAAACAATTGCCGAGCTGGAACGTATTGGCGATGTGGCAGACAAAATCTGCCGTACTGCGCTGGAGAAGTTCTCTCAGCAGCACCAGCCGCTGCTGGTGAGCCTGGAATCGTTGGGCCGTCACACCGTGCAGATGCTGCATGATGTGCTGGACGCTTTCGCCCGTATGGATCTGGACGAAGCAGTGCGGATCTATCGCGAAGATAAAAAAGTGGATCAGGAGTACGAAGGCATCGTACGTCAGCTAATGACTTACATGATGGAAGATTCCCGCACCATTCCGAGCGTCCTGACCGCCCTGTTCTGTGCCCGTTCTATCGAACGTATCGGTGACCGCTGCCAGAATATCTGCGAATACATCTTCTACTTCGTGAAGGGACAAGATTTCCGTCATGTTGG
Above is a genomic segment from Kosakonia radicincitans DSM 16656 containing:
- the phoU gene encoding phosphate signaling complex protein PhoU — protein: MDNLNLNKHISGQFNAELESIRTQVMTMGGMVEQQLSDAITAMHNQDSELARRVVEGDKQVNMMEVAIDEACVRIIAKRQPTASDLRLVMAIIKTIAELERIGDVADKICRTALEKFSQQHQPLLVSLESLGRHTVQMLHDVLDAFARMDLDEAVRIYREDKKVDQEYEGIVRQLMTYMMEDSRTIPSVLTALFCARSIERIGDRCQNICEYIFYFVKGQDFRHVGGDELDKLLAGKDVKE